The nucleotide sequence CTGGGATTGCGGCCACTGCGGGTTCGAAACGGACGTCCAGTTCATTCGTTCGACGAATGCGAAGTTGAGGGCTTTTCAAGCCGACATCCCGCTGTGCGAGGACCCGTTTCAGTTCGGGTGGGGGCGTCTCTTCGGCAGGGCCATCTTCGACACCAGGAGCGGTGAGCTTGATGGGGGCCAGCCAGATCTTGATCAGTTCGGCGATTAACCCCGTCTCGATCAGCCCCGACTTGTGGTCGGGAATACCGAAGTGGGCCGTTTCTTCCAGTTCGATCAGGTCGAGCCTGGTGTCGGGATCGGTGGTCTTGCTCAGTTGCTTTTCCCACGTTGCGACGAAGGCCAGCTTGCCTGTTTTTTCGTCGACGTAGTTCAATGCTCCGGGACCACGGCAGATCAGTGACTCCAGACCGACAGGTTCTCCCGGAACCTGGTCGAGTTGTGCTTCGATCTCAGGAACTTTCAGCTCCGATCCCTTCTGGGTCACTCGGACGGCGCGACCTGAGGTGCCGGAACTCATCAGCAGCACCTTGGATTCCGCACTATATGTCAGGCGGTCCATGTAGGCTTTCGCCTTCTGCGACATCGAGATGATCATCAGTTGTTTGCCGGGCTTTCCTTCGGCTTCGAGCCAACTGAATTCGAGATCACGTTCAATCTGCTGATACTCGTCTTTGGGGAGAGATTCTTCTCCCGTTGGTTCCTTCACTTCCGCAACGACCTCGTCGGCTGCAGGTTTCTTCGGCGTGAACTGCAGCGTCAGTTTGTGGCACCCCAACCGGTCATTCAGGTCCTTGGGGCCCGTCGACGCGATGACATCCTCGGTCAGGACGATCGTATTTGTTGCGACCGAATAGATGAGGTCACCGGCACATTGGACCAGGACGTCTCGTTGCGTGTCCCCCTGGGGGACCTGCAGTTCCAGTTGAACAAGAGACTGGCTGGGGAGACTTTTGTTGGCCAGCAACTGCACGGTTTCAACACCGTAGATGTGGGGGCGGTCCTTACCGGGCAGACCTTTGCCGGGGATCAAGCCCATCGTCATACGAGATGCGGAACCCCGATGAGACTGATAGCGGAAGGTGACAGGGTAGAAGGTTTGAAGCTTCAGTTCGGATTCGTCGAAAATGAAGTTTTGACCGATCACCGATAACCCGTCCGGTCCGGCAATCTGGACATCTCCGATCAGAACCGCGCGAATGATGCGGCCCGGGTTGGGCGTTCGCTCGTCAAACGCGGCAGAAAACTCGACGAGTGCTTCATCACTGACGATCGAAAACGCTTGTTCGTTCCCTTCCTTATCGGTTGTCAGATAGACGATGGCGAACTTCTCAAACCGGACCTGCTTCTGGTTATCCGGGACCTGTTTCCAGTGTTCGGTGTAGAAATAGGCCTGATCCGATCGGAGCATGTACTTGGACTCGGCGGCCCATTCCGCATGAGGAATAAATGTCTCCGCGACCAGCACGTTATCTGGAGGTCGGTGTGGTTCGCTCTGGATTTCATCTTCCACCACCGCTTCCGGGATGTCGGGAATGACGACCACTGGCCTGATCATCACAGCGTACAGCATGCTCAGCCCGGTCAGGCAGAGAGCTGTTGCGACGGTGAAAAGCAGGCGTTGAAACACGGTTCGGGATGACAGTTCTAAAAGAGTTCTGGATGAAACAGGTCGAGGCGTTCAGTTGATCGGTTGGAAAGCGAGGGGAAACGCGCCTTCTGAATGGATTCTGTCATTTGCTTGTGCCGTCGGTACTGGAATCTTTTCCAAGACCAATCACATCGGTGATGTCGATCATTCCCAGCGGAATTCCCTGCTCATCGACCACGGGAAGTTCGCTGACATGTCTGGCACTCAGCAGTTGGAGTGCTTCTTCGAGAATCGCATCCGGTCCAACCGTCAATGGGCGGACCGTCATGACTTCGGAGATCGGTCGGTCAAACTGGGTGTCACGTCGCTGTTCAAGCAGTCGCGCGAGATCGCTGTCCGTAAACAATCCGGAAAGACGACCCGATTCGTCGACCAGAATGACTGCCCCGGTTCTACGGCCTGGACGCGAATGGTGCACAAAGACTTCGCGGATCGTGGCTGTGTCTTCGGCGACACGGACCTGATCGACGGATCTCATGACGTCTTTGACGGATGCCAGCCGCCGGCCCAGGCTGCCACCCGGGTGAAACGCGGCGAACTGCTTCGGCGTGAATTTCTTCTTTTGACTGACGACCAGCGCCAGCGCATCACCGACTGCGAGCATGGCAGTCGTACTTGTCGTGGGGGCCAGACCGTGGGCCCCTGCTTCGATCAGTCGCCCCAGGCAAATCGTGGCGTCAGCTTGTGTTCCCAACGTGCTGGCGTCGCTGGCGGTCACCGCGATGATGGCTTGTTTCTGGCCACGAATAATCGGCAAAAGTCGTGTCAGTTCCTCGGTCTCGCCACTGTTGGAGAACAGCAGCCAGACATCGTCACAGCCCACGCAACCCAGATCACCATGCAGTGCTTCGGTGGGGTGCAGGAAATAGGCGCGTGTGCCCGTCGAAGAGAGTGTGGCGGCGATCTTCTGGCCAATCAATCCGGCCTTGCCGACTCCCGAGACGATCACGCAGCCCGGACAACCCGAGATCAGATCGACGGCCGTGCAGAATCCACGATCCAGCCGGCGGGACAGCTCGAGCAGTGCTTCGCCTTCGACCGTGAGAATAGCGCGAGCTTCTCGCAACTGTTCCAGGTGCGAGAAAGGGACAACGGATTGTTCAGCGGCGCTCATCGAAGGGCATCCTTGCAGAGCTTTTTCGACCATCCTGGTCAAAGGGGGAGAGTTGTACAGACGCCGGGAAAATAGGTCAATCTGTCTTTGTTTGCCCCTCATCGACCGGCAGAATCAGCCGGAAAGAGCTTGCCTTCAACTCCTGTGGCTACTTCTAAACTTCGCTATCGGCACTACCAGCGTTCGACTGGTCCATTTGGGACTTTTATTAGAGCAGTCGGCATTTTTGACTGACGTTCTCCATGGCGAATGCGAACTTCTGCGACGATCTCGTCAAACTCGGTAACTGACGCAAACTTGCGAAGTCGGTTCTCAAGATCATCCGGGATACCCAGACGTTCTCCGTACCAGGCGGCAAACTTCCGGAACAGAAAGCAGCTCCGGTCGGCATGTTGCTCGGTCATCAGACTGAAGTGGCGAACGAGGAACCGGATCTGTTCGTCACGCGACGGTTCCCGCGGAACTCTGCCCTGCTCGTGATCCTCCAGCTTCCGGAAGATCCAGGGGTCAAGCATGGCCCCCCGTCCGATGGCGACTGCGGAGCACCCTGTAACGCATCGCATGTGGACCGCATCTTCGACACTGCGGACATCGCCATTGCCGATGATGGGAATCCGGTCAACGGCGGCCACGGTGGCAGCAATTCCGTCGAGGTCAACACTTCCCTGAAACCCTTGCTGCCGCGTCCGTCCATGGATCGTAATGCCCTGAACCCCTTCCGCCTCAAACCGGCGAGCGAGGTAGGGCGATGAGATCGTGTCCCTGTCCCAACCCAGCCGCATCTTGACCGTGACCGGCAGCTTGACGGCGTTCACGACCTTTCCCACCAGTCGACAGGCCAGATCGGCGTCGCAGAGCAGGCGTGCTCCCCCCCCCTGCCCGTTCACTTTTGCCATCGGGCAGCCCATGTTGATGTCGATTCCCGAGTAGCCATGGTCCTCAAGCCATCGTGCTGCGGCTGCCAACTGGTCGACGTTCCCTCCGAAAATCTGGACGCTCAGCGGTTGATCGTCGTCGTGAGTTTCGACCAGTTCCAGCGAGTGACGGTGACCTCCGCAAAGTTGTGTTGCGTGGACCAGAT is from Schlesneria sp. DSM 10557 and encodes:
- a CDS encoding tRNA dihydrouridine synthase; the encoded protein is MVKPGHPDVQIAGIHSHRENLRLLYTNVAGIRHIVLKSESAGSLSPEAATDEVASHNSLPLFAKLTSITLQTEKSPSKMMSTPLNQTSAPATKASCSFSIGDRIVPSRYFLAPLAGYTHLAFRRAIRELGGLGLATTDLVHATQLCGGHRHSLELVETHDDDQPLSVQIFGGNVDQLAAAARWLEDHGYSGIDINMGCPMAKVNGQGGGARLLCDADLACRLVGKVVNAVKLPVTVKMRLGWDRDTISSPYLARRFEAEGVQGITIHGRTRQQGFQGSVDLDGIAATVAAVDRIPIIGNGDVRSVEDAVHMRCVTGCSAVAIGRGAMLDPWIFRKLEDHEQGRVPREPSRDEQIRFLVRHFSLMTEQHADRSCFLFRKFAAWYGERLGIPDDLENRLRKFASVTEFDEIVAEVRIRHGERQSKMPTALIKVPNGPVERW
- a CDS encoding SIS domain-containing protein; protein product: MSAAEQSVVPFSHLEQLREARAILTVEGEALLELSRRLDRGFCTAVDLISGCPGCVIVSGVGKAGLIGQKIAATLSSTGTRAYFLHPTEALHGDLGCVGCDDVWLLFSNSGETEELTRLLPIIRGQKQAIIAVTASDASTLGTQADATICLGRLIEAGAHGLAPTTSTTAMLAVGDALALVVSQKKKFTPKQFAAFHPGGSLGRRLASVKDVMRSVDQVRVAEDTATIREVFVHHSRPGRRTGAVILVDESGRLSGLFTDSDLARLLEQRRDTQFDRPISEVMTVRPLTVGPDAILEEALQLLSARHVSELPVVDEQGIPLGMIDITDVIGLGKDSSTDGTSK